A region of Hydrogenimonas cancrithermarum DNA encodes the following proteins:
- the rpiB gene encoding ribose 5-phosphate isomerase B: MKYYIGSDHAGFAVKGLVVEMLKERGHEVVDLGPESDARVDYPDYAEKVARAVVEDAGTHGILICGTGIGMSIAANKVDGIRAAHCHDYYTAQMARAHNDANILCFGERVSGPGVIESMIDAFTATEFEGGRHAGRVEKIMALQKSH; encoded by the coding sequence ATGAAGTATTATATCGGTAGCGATCATGCGGGATTCGCAGTCAAAGGCCTCGTTGTCGAAATGCTCAAAGAACGCGGCCACGAAGTGGTGGATCTGGGGCCGGAGAGCGACGCACGCGTCGATTACCCCGATTACGCCGAAAAGGTGGCGCGCGCCGTCGTTGAAGATGCCGGCACCCATGGGATTCTCATCTGCGGCACCGGCATCGGTATGAGTATCGCGGCCAACAAGGTCGACGGGATACGGGCCGCCCACTGCCATGACTACTACACTGCGCAGATGGCACGGGCACACAACGATGCCAACATCCTCTGTTTCGGAGAGCGTGTTTCCGGCCCCGGCGTCATCGAATCGATGATCGACGCTTTTACGGCCACGGAATTCGAAGGCGGCCGTCATGCCGGCCGCGTTGAAAAGATCATGGCACTTCAAAAGAGCCACTGA
- a CDS encoding site-2 protease family protein, whose amino-acid sequence MWSELDIVKIVSIVLSLMVAIIGHEIMHGYVAYRYGDTTAKAAGRLSINPIVHIDPVGTILVPALLYISGAPFLFGWAKPVPVNIRTVIYNGGYKAAVAVALAGVTYNFILAVVASMIFPMFDRPHSLFEAFVGLFLMYSIVYNVVLGVFNLWPFPPLDGSQALRYIAMQFRWQPVVDLLNRIEPVGMILLIVVIATPLSEWFFMPARWLIDLLLT is encoded by the coding sequence ATGTGGAGTGAACTCGATATCGTCAAAATCGTTTCCATCGTCCTCTCCCTGATGGTCGCCATCATCGGCCATGAGATCATGCACGGCTATGTCGCCTACCGATACGGTGACACCACGGCCAAAGCGGCAGGGCGTTTGAGCATCAACCCGATCGTCCACATCGATCCTGTCGGAACCATCCTGGTTCCTGCCCTCCTTTATATCAGCGGCGCCCCTTTTCTGTTCGGATGGGCGAAACCGGTTCCCGTCAACATCCGTACCGTCATCTATAACGGCGGTTACAAAGCGGCGGTCGCCGTGGCGCTCGCGGGCGTGACCTACAACTTCATCCTGGCGGTCGTCGCGTCGATGATCTTCCCGATGTTCGATCGGCCGCATTCGCTCTTCGAAGCGTTCGTCGGTCTCTTTTTGATGTACTCCATCGTCTACAACGTCGTGCTCGGAGTTTTCAACCTGTGGCCCTTTCCGCCTCTGGACGGCTCGCAGGCACTCCGTTATATCGCGATGCAGTTTCGATGGCAGCCCGTTGTCGACTTGTTGAACAGAATCGAACCGGTCGGCATGATTTTACTGATTGTCGTCATCGCCACACCCCTTTCGGAATGGTTTTTCATGCCGGCACGCTGGCTCATCGACCTTTTACTCACATAA
- the lepB gene encoding signal peptidase I — translation MSQPETTRNETRQPRKKPHWLVRLYHFSNTWTGTVIIVLMVIFFVAQAFVIPSGSMKNTLLIGDHLFVKKFAYGVPVPHIPWLEVPVWFDSDGDGHIIEADGPKRGDIVIFRYPRNEKIHYVKRCVAVGGDILFLHNKELYLHPHEGNDYIVANYPQEKITEIDGMLFVRNPYRDQFPGIHNDPNVVMDGYQPMQIFEFGPVKVEENHWFMMGDNRDHSNDSRFWGTVPYRLVVGQPWFIYFSWDENYLIRWDRIGRNVETLEREEPRYVE, via the coding sequence ATGAGCCAGCCTGAAACGACACGCAACGAAACACGACAGCCCAGGAAAAAGCCTCACTGGCTGGTTCGCCTCTATCACTTTTCCAACACATGGACGGGTACCGTCATCATCGTTTTGATGGTGATATTCTTCGTCGCCCAGGCTTTCGTCATACCCAGCGGCTCGATGAAGAATACGCTGCTGATCGGTGACCACCTCTTTGTCAAAAAATTCGCCTACGGCGTTCCGGTACCCCATATTCCGTGGCTGGAAGTCCCGGTCTGGTTCGACAGTGACGGGGATGGCCATATCATAGAGGCGGATGGCCCGAAACGGGGAGACATCGTCATTTTCCGCTACCCCAGAAACGAAAAGATCCACTATGTCAAACGGTGTGTCGCCGTCGGAGGGGACATCCTCTTTCTTCACAACAAAGAGCTCTATCTCCATCCGCACGAAGGCAACGACTACATCGTTGCCAACTATCCGCAGGAGAAGATCACCGAGATCGACGGCATGCTTTTTGTCAGAAATCCCTATCGCGACCAGTTTCCCGGTATCCACAACGACCCGAATGTCGTAATGGATGGTTATCAGCCCATGCAGATCTTCGAATTCGGACCCGTCAAGGTCGAAGAGAACCATTGGTTCATGATGGGTGACAACCGCGACCACTCCAACGACAGCCGCTTCTGGGGAACCGTCCCCTACCGCTTGGTCGTCGGACAGCCTTGGTTCATCTACTTCAGTTGGGATGAAAACTATCTGATTCGATGGGACCGCATCGGACGAAACGTCGAAACGTTGGAGAGAGAAGAACCCCGATATGTGGAGTGA
- the folD gene encoding bifunctional methylenetetrahydrofolate dehydrogenase/methenyltetrahydrofolate cyclohydrolase FolD, whose translation MQIIDGKKLAKEIRDQIATEVEELKTSRDITPGLAVVLVGDDPASHAYVKMKAKACKEAGIYSITHEMPASISQSEIEETILMMNKNPNIDGILVQLPLPSHIDTTKILELIDPKKDVDGFHAYNFGRLMTGLDGFVPCTPLGVMEMLKAYNIDPKGKDACVVGASNIVGKPMAALLLNAFATVDICHIYTKDLAEHTKRADILVVGVGKAGLITEEMVKEGAIVIDIGINRLEDGTLVGDVDYETVAPKCSYITPVPGGVGPMTIAMLLKNTLKAAKERA comes from the coding sequence ATGCAGATAATCGACGGCAAAAAACTGGCCAAAGAGATCCGCGATCAGATCGCCACAGAGGTCGAAGAGCTCAAAACTTCCCGAGACATCACGCCCGGGCTCGCAGTCGTCCTGGTCGGTGACGACCCGGCTAGCCATGCCTACGTCAAGATGAAGGCCAAAGCGTGCAAAGAGGCCGGTATCTACTCCATCACCCATGAAATGCCCGCGAGCATCAGCCAAAGCGAGATCGAAGAGACGATCCTGATGATGAATAAAAACCCAAACATCGATGGAATTCTTGTCCAGCTTCCCCTCCCATCCCACATCGACACGACCAAAATTCTCGAACTGATCGATCCGAAAAAAGATGTCGACGGTTTCCACGCCTACAACTTCGGACGTCTGATGACAGGTCTGGACGGTTTCGTCCCCTGCACGCCGCTTGGTGTCATGGAGATGCTGAAAGCCTACAACATCGACCCCAAAGGCAAAGACGCCTGTGTCGTCGGTGCCAGCAACATCGTTGGCAAACCGATGGCAGCCCTGCTGCTCAATGCCTTCGCCACGGTCGACATCTGCCACATCTATACCAAAGATCTGGCCGAGCACACGAAGCGTGCCGACATTCTCGTCGTCGGTGTGGGCAAAGCGGGCCTCATCACCGAAGAGATGGTCAAAGAGGGTGCCATCGTCATCGACATCGGCATCAACCGCCTCGAAGACGGTACGCTGGTGGGTGACGTGGACTACGAAACCGTTGCACCGAAATGCAGTTACATCACCCCCGTACCCGGCGGCGTCGGACCGATGACGATAGCGATGCTGCTCAAAAATACCCTCAAAGCCGCAAAAGAGAGAGCATGA
- a CDS encoding c-type cytochrome translates to MKRLGLLVTASLMWGEDSFITQYEYGQMLYNTPRGIGCVHCHGAHGEGAKIATYKEDGKRVELRGPDIRKVSIGTLKKSLVKRHRIMPTYFLTDSEIEALYYYLHTPQESE, encoded by the coding sequence GTGAAGCGTTTGGGCCTTCTGGTTACAGCATCTTTAATGTGGGGGGAGGATTCTTTCATCACCCAGTACGAGTATGGCCAGATGCTCTACAACACTCCCAGAGGCATCGGGTGTGTCCATTGTCATGGGGCACATGGAGAGGGTGCGAAGATCGCCACCTACAAAGAGGATGGAAAGAGGGTTGAACTTCGTGGGCCGGATATACGAAAAGTCTCGATCGGCACCCTCAAAAAGAGCCTTGTCAAACGACATCGTATAATGCCGACCTATTTTCTTACTGATTCGGAGATCGAAGCGCTCTACTATTACCTCCATACACCACAGGAGTCCGAATGA
- a CDS encoding HpcH/HpaI aldolase/citrate lyase family protein: MIFENLDFLNRLVEKNDLDAIEALRKDRPQSVRYDAPFVRSALMLSAHRLRHLNKLDDLEADIVVLNLEDGVAPALKPLALRLTGLFLAEAKSIRSKTVVRINPLNGGGREEIAYLNTVLPDAIRVPKIETADDVEEALGLIDERIKVHLSIETKEGWANLSQLRVDKRVEAYYLGVLDLLASMRLPQRIVHLHNPTMHAIMTRFLLESSVAGVLPVSFVFQEYQDTEAFENWCLLENKMGYHAKGCVSPAQVEIANRVFIPSEEEIAWARRVVELFESNPNSSGFTDDELGFVDEPIYKNAKNLLELAARMG; this comes from the coding sequence ATGATTTTCGAAAACCTCGATTTTTTAAACCGTCTCGTCGAAAAGAACGATCTCGACGCGATCGAAGCGCTTCGCAAAGACCGTCCACAAAGTGTCCGTTACGACGCTCCTTTTGTCCGAAGTGCTCTGATGCTTTCTGCCCACCGCCTCAGGCATCTAAACAAACTGGACGATCTGGAAGCCGATATCGTCGTTTTAAATCTCGAAGATGGCGTCGCTCCCGCACTCAAACCGCTGGCACTTCGTTTGACGGGTCTTTTTCTCGCTGAAGCGAAGTCGATTCGATCGAAAACCGTTGTGCGGATAAATCCGCTGAACGGAGGTGGAAGGGAGGAGATCGCCTATCTCAACACGGTACTGCCCGACGCGATCCGTGTGCCGAAAATCGAAACAGCGGACGATGTCGAGGAAGCGCTCGGCCTGATCGATGAAAGAATAAAAGTCCACCTCTCCATCGAGACGAAAGAGGGATGGGCGAATCTTTCGCAATTGCGTGTAGATAAGCGAGTCGAAGCCTATTATCTTGGAGTTCTCGATCTTCTCGCCTCGATGCGTCTTCCTCAGCGTATCGTGCATCTGCACAACCCGACAATGCATGCGATTATGACGCGGTTTTTGTTGGAGAGTTCCGTCGCGGGGGTACTGCCGGTTTCGTTTGTCTTTCAGGAGTATCAGGATACCGAAGCGTTCGAAAACTGGTGTCTGCTCGAGAATAAAATGGGATACCACGCCAAAGGGTGTGTTTCACCGGCGCAGGTGGAAATCGCGAACCGTGTTTTCATACCTTCGGAAGAGGAGATCGCCTGGGCGAGACGTGTCGTCGAGTTGTTCGAATCGAATCCGAACAGCAGCGGCTTCACCGACGATGAACTCGGTTTTGTCGATGAGCCGATCTACAAAAATGCCAAAAATCTGCTTGAATTGGCGGCTCGTATGGGTTGA
- a CDS encoding energy transducer TonB: protein MNRRKLLSLLLSLLIHIVILTTLWLLVHRSEKELTSSGAKRVQLALKDFVIPSPPISKKSPPAPKPVKPVTKQKPKKPKPAKPEPKPLSKPKKTKPAPKPKKTVSPTKRKHVKRAIDKPMSKPLPEKPVKPEKSENSSPLSELAGALGTPAMETPSQPQAPTIEQINNTFSDKAFYALYKDEFDHFTPDQKKFIKNNLSRIQGITQHYLTLRGYPPFAGQMGQQGTNVVEFYLLPNGDITDLKIIKPTGFEQLDQNSIDTIKTAYKDYPLPKEKTKIRFYIHYSIY, encoded by the coding sequence ATGAACCGACGCAAACTCCTATCGCTACTTTTGTCGCTACTCATTCATATCGTCATTCTAACGACTCTCTGGCTCCTTGTACATCGGAGCGAAAAAGAGCTCACATCTTCAGGAGCGAAACGTGTGCAACTCGCACTCAAGGACTTCGTCATCCCTTCACCGCCGATATCGAAAAAGTCTCCTCCTGCACCGAAACCCGTGAAGCCGGTTACCAAGCAGAAACCCAAAAAACCGAAACCCGCAAAGCCGGAACCCAAACCTCTTTCCAAACCCAAAAAAACCAAACCGGCACCGAAACCGAAAAAAACCGTTTCGCCTACGAAACGTAAGCATGTAAAAAGAGCTATCGACAAACCGATGTCAAAGCCTTTGCCGGAAAAACCCGTAAAGCCCGAAAAAAGTGAAAACAGTTCACCGCTTTCCGAACTGGCTGGTGCCCTCGGCACCCCCGCGATGGAAACACCTTCCCAGCCTCAGGCACCGACAATCGAACAGATCAACAACACCTTTTCGGACAAAGCTTTCTATGCCCTCTACAAGGATGAGTTCGACCATTTTACACCCGATCAGAAGAAGTTCATCAAAAACAATCTTTCAAGAATCCAGGGGATCACACAGCACTACCTTACGCTTCGCGGCTATCCCCCATTCGCAGGCCAGATGGGGCAGCAGGGGACCAATGTCGTCGAGTTTTATCTCCTTCCAAACGGCGACATCACCGATCTGAAAATCATCAAACCGACGGGATTCGAACAGCTCGACCAAAACTCGATCGACACGATCAAAACCGCCTACAAAGATTACCCGCTCCCCAAAGAGAAGACGAAGATACGTTTTTACATCCATTACAGCATTTATTGA
- the hemL gene encoding glutamate-1-semialdehyde 2,1-aminomutase: protein MKHTKSIEAYESAKKVIPGGVDSPVRAFGSVGGTPPFIERGEGGYLVDIDGNRYVDYVQSWGPLIFGHCDPTVEAAVIETARKGLSFGAPTLLETELAEEIVSLFPAIDKVRFVNSGTEAVMSAIRLARGFTERDDIVKFKGCYHGHSDSLLVQAGSGAATFGSPNSPGVPADFAKHTLLAVYNDIESVKACFEASSDIACVVIEPIAGNMGLVPADETFLGELRELCDAHGALLIFDEVMSGFRASLTGAQGLTDVKPDLVTLGKVIGGGMPVGAFGGRADIMAKLSPEGPVYQAGTLSGNPVAMAAGLAQVRQLKADVALYEILQMRAERLVKGLKAAADAHDIPLQVDVRGSMFGFFFNDKPVKNFDDAQKSDTDRFARFHQAMLDRGFYFACSQFETGFICTKTTEVMIDETIRNAHEVFGAL, encoded by the coding sequence GTGAAACATACAAAGAGTATCGAAGCTTATGAATCAGCGAAAAAGGTGATTCCCGGGGGTGTCGACTCACCGGTCCGGGCGTTTGGAAGCGTGGGCGGGACGCCGCCGTTCATCGAGAGAGGCGAAGGGGGATATCTCGTCGATATCGATGGGAACCGTTACGTGGATTATGTGCAGAGTTGGGGGCCGCTGATTTTTGGCCATTGCGATCCTACCGTCGAAGCGGCGGTGATCGAGACAGCACGCAAAGGGCTCAGTTTCGGTGCACCGACGCTGCTCGAAACCGAGCTTGCCGAAGAGATTGTTTCACTTTTTCCTGCCATCGACAAAGTGCGTTTCGTCAACAGTGGGACCGAGGCGGTCATGAGTGCGATTCGCCTTGCGCGCGGCTTTACGGAGCGAGACGATATCGTGAAGTTCAAGGGGTGCTACCACGGGCACAGCGACTCTTTGCTCGTTCAAGCCGGCAGCGGTGCCGCGACATTCGGTTCCCCCAACTCTCCGGGTGTGCCGGCCGATTTCGCCAAACATACACTGTTAGCCGTTTACAACGATATCGAAAGTGTCAAAGCCTGTTTCGAAGCGAGCAGCGATATCGCCTGTGTCGTGATCGAGCCGATTGCCGGAAACATGGGGCTCGTTCCGGCGGACGAGACCTTTTTGGGCGAATTGCGCGAACTCTGCGATGCGCACGGGGCGCTGCTTATCTTCGACGAGGTCATGAGCGGCTTCAGGGCATCGTTGACGGGGGCGCAGGGGCTGACCGATGTCAAACCCGATCTCGTGACACTCGGCAAAGTGATCGGCGGCGGTATGCCGGTGGGAGCGTTCGGAGGACGCGCAGACATTATGGCGAAACTGAGCCCGGAGGGGCCGGTCTATCAGGCAGGTACACTCAGCGGCAACCCCGTCGCGATGGCAGCGGGACTGGCGCAGGTTCGTCAGCTCAAAGCCGACGTGGCACTCTACGAGATTCTGCAGATGCGTGCCGAACGGCTTGTCAAAGGCCTCAAGGCTGCAGCCGATGCACACGATATTCCGCTTCAGGTCGATGTACGTGGCAGCATGTTCGGCTTTTTCTTCAACGACAAGCCGGTCAAAAATTTCGACGATGCACAAAAAAGCGATACCGACCGTTTTGCCAGGTTTCACCAGGCCATGCTCGACCGCGGTTTCTACTTTGCCTGCAGTCAGTTCGAAACAGGCTTCATCTGCACCAAAACGACCGAAGTGATGATCGACGAGACGATTCGCAATGCCCATGAAGTTTTCGGGGCACTCTGA
- a CDS encoding AtpZ/AtpI family protein, with product MPEEKKGDQHTPKAKKIIEGANELSLGISMVVAVLIGIGLGIGMKKLFGYEWLFWLGVFWGVAAAGLNIYKAYKKQMKSLEELKNDPRYKNYRQQDEDEDD from the coding sequence ATGCCTGAAGAAAAGAAAGGGGATCAGCATACCCCCAAAGCCAAAAAGATCATCGAAGGAGCCAATGAGCTTTCGCTTGGCATCTCGATGGTTGTGGCCGTCTTGATCGGGATAGGCCTTGGCATTGGCATGAAGAAGCTCTTCGGGTACGAGTGGCTCTTCTGGCTCGGTGTCTTTTGGGGTGTTGCGGCTGCCGGGCTCAACATCTATAAAGCCTACAAAAAACAGATGAAATCGCTTGAAGAACTGAAGAACGACCCACGGTACAAAAACTACCGGCAACAGGATGAAGACGAGGATGATTAG